The Ziziphus jujuba cultivar Dongzao chromosome 7, ASM3175591v1 genome includes a region encoding these proteins:
- the LOC107424029 gene encoding uncharacterized protein LOC107424029, with protein sequence MLMVHSSCPPFLQNPKLLPSFSIWLKPFSTIRVGDWSYSQRRISLCLTKATPEENFKTLSLEGVNQGDDDEYDGEDGFFPAGFRGKDDGKDYDRDPEFAEILGSCLDDPEKARSKMEERLRKKRNKILHTKTGSATPMKVTFNKFDFSNSYIWFEFYNTPLAKDISLICDAIRSWHIVGRLGGCNSMNMQLSQSHLDKRPSYDAIQGANVTPATFYNIGDLEIQDNLARIWVDIGTSEPLLLDVLINALTQISSDYVGIKQVVFGGSEFENWKENWTSENAGCSIHKI encoded by the exons aTGCTTATGGTACACTCCTCTTGCCCGCCATTTCTTCAGAACCCCAAACTGCTTCCCTCCTTTTCTATATGGTTGAAGCCGTTTTCGACCATTAGAGTTGGAGATTGGAGCTACTCTCAGCGTAGGATTTCTCTATGTTTAACCAAAGCCACTCCAGAAGAAAACTTTAAGACCCTCAGTTTAGAGGGGGTGAACCAAGGAGacgatgatgaatatgatggtGAAGATGGATTTTTCCCAGCAGGGTTCAGAGGGAAAGACGACGGGAAGGATTATGATAGGGACCCCGAATTTGCTGAAATTCTGGGTAGTTGTCTTGACGACCCAGAAAAGGCTCGGTCCAAA ATGGAAGAGAGgttaaggaagaaaagaaacaagatATTGCACACTAAGACTGGTTCAGCCACACCCATGAAAGTGACATTCAACAA ATTTGATTTCTCAAACTCATATATTTGGTTCGAATTCTACAATACTCCATTGGCCAAAGATATTTCCTTAATCTGTGAT GCAATTCGGTCATGGCACATCGTTGGACGTCTCGGTGGATGCAATTCCATGAATATGcaa TTGTCACAATCTCATCTGGATAAAAGACCAAGTTATGATGCTATTCAGGGAGCAAATGTGACACCAGCTACATTTTACAATATTGGGGATCTTGAAATTCAAGACAACTTGGCACGGATTTG GGTAGACATTGGGACAAGCGAACCCTTGCTTCTGGACGTGTTGATAAATGCATTAACTCAGATAAGTTCCGA TTATGTAGGAATCAAACAAGTGGTGTTTGGTGGTTCTGAATTTGAGAATTGGAAGGAGAATTGGACATCAGAGAATGCAGGTTGCAGTATACACAAAATTTAG
- the LOC107423955 gene encoding histone acetyltransferase type B catalytic subunit isoform X2 codes for MGQKQQSTSDPTADPKKRRRVAFSSIDAGVEAKDCIQIFLVSSKEEVGLSSSFYVEPADLSRFFEDDGKIYGYQGLKGGKGITDLKSALQSIFADTLVESKDEFLQTFSTASNFIGSVVSTGEVLSQKTSNGHVSGSNSQVEAATSDLEVVRMVVGKTAAGPLYCRLVPLVFLLVDGSSPIDVMDPRWELYLLIQKKTDQQGKFQCKLLGFTAVYRFYHYPDSHRLRLSQILVFPPYQHKGYGRYLLEALNSVALSEDVYDLTVEEPLDYFQHVRTCVDIQHLLDYDPVQDAVKSAVLHLKQGKLSKKPQTPRLMPTASTIVDVRKSLKINKKQFLRCWEVLIYLGLDPVDKYMDDYVSIIASHMREDIIGKDSGTAGKQVIEVSTDYDPEMSFVMFRSESGEATSTFQIDENQSNQEEQLRQLVDERVQEIKLIAQKVSPNPV; via the exons ATGGGGCAGAAGCAGCAATCCACCTCTGATCCAACCGCCGACCCCAAGAAACGCCGCCGTGTCGCTTTCTCCAGTATCG ATGCTGGAGTCGAGGCTAAGGACTGCATTCAAATATTCTTGG TATCTAGCAAAGAGGAAGTGGGTTTGTCAAGTAGCTTCTATGTTGAGCCTGCTGACTTGAGTCGCTTTTTTGAGGATGATGGAAAGATATATGGGTACCAAGGATTGAAG GGAGGCAAAGGGATCACAGATTTGAAATCAGCTCTTCAG AGTATTTTTGCTGACACCCTTGTTGAGAGTAAAGATGAGTTCCTTCAAACTTTTTCAACCGCGAGTAATTTTATTGG ATCCGTTGTCTCAACTGGGGAGGTATTGTCTCAGAAGACCTCCAATGGACATGTCAGTGGTTCAAATAGTCAAGTAGAAGCCGCTACTTCTGATCTAGAG GTGGTTCGCATGGTAGTTGGCAAGACAGCTGCTGGTCCCCTTTACTGTCGCTTGGTTCCTCTCGTTTTTCTTCTTGTTGATG GTAGCAGTCCTATTGATGTGATGGATCCAAGATGGGAGTTGTATCTACTGATTCAGAAGAAAACTGATCAGCAGGGGAAATTTCAGTGTAAACTGCTTGGTTTTACAGCTGTATATCGTTTTTACCACTATCCTGACAGTCATCGTTTGCGGCTTAGTCAG ATACTGGTATTTCCACCTTACCAGCACAAAGGTTATGGCCGATACCTTCTAGAGGCGCTCAATAGTGTTGCACTATCTGAAGATGTCTATGACCTGACAGTTGAAGAGCCATTGGATTACTTCCAACATGTACGCACTTGTGTTGACATACAACACCTGTTAGATTATGACCCAGTCCAAGATGCAGTAAAATCAGCTGTTCTGCATCTGAAACAAGGAAAACTATCAAAGAAGCCGCAGACCCCTCGGCTGATGCCAACTGCAAGTACCATTGTGGATGTCCGgaaaagtttgaaaattaataagaaacaGTTTCTACGCTGTTGGGAGGTTTTGATCTACCTAGGCCTTGATCCTGTTGACAAGTACATGGATGATTATGTTAGCATCATTGCAAGTCATATGAGGGAAGATATAATCGGGAAAGATTCTGGAACTGCTGGGAAGCAAGTGATTGAAGTGTCAACTGATTATGATCCTGAGATGTCATTTGTCATGTTCAGGTCAGAGTCTGGTGAAGCGACTAGCACTTTTCAGATTGACGAAAACCAATCAAATCAGGAAGAACAGCTCCGACAATTAGTTGATGAGAGGGTGCAAGAGATCAAGTTAATAGCACAAAAAGTATCACCAAACCCTGTGTAA
- the LOC107423955 gene encoding histone acetyltransferase type B catalytic subunit isoform X1 has translation MGQKQQSTSDPTADPKKRRRVAFSSIDAGVEAKDCIQIFLVSSKEEVGLSSSFYVEPADLSRFFEDDGKIYGYQGLKITVWVSILSFHAYADILFESSSDGGKGITDLKSALQSIFADTLVESKDEFLQTFSTASNFIGSVVSTGEVLSQKTSNGHVSGSNSQVEAATSDLEVVRMVVGKTAAGPLYCRLVPLVFLLVDGSSPIDVMDPRWELYLLIQKKTDQQGKFQCKLLGFTAVYRFYHYPDSHRLRLSQILVFPPYQHKGYGRYLLEALNSVALSEDVYDLTVEEPLDYFQHVRTCVDIQHLLDYDPVQDAVKSAVLHLKQGKLSKKPQTPRLMPTASTIVDVRKSLKINKKQFLRCWEVLIYLGLDPVDKYMDDYVSIIASHMREDIIGKDSGTAGKQVIEVSTDYDPEMSFVMFRSESGEATSTFQIDENQSNQEEQLRQLVDERVQEIKLIAQKVSPNPV, from the exons ATGGGGCAGAAGCAGCAATCCACCTCTGATCCAACCGCCGACCCCAAGAAACGCCGCCGTGTCGCTTTCTCCAGTATCG ATGCTGGAGTCGAGGCTAAGGACTGCATTCAAATATTCTTGG TATCTAGCAAAGAGGAAGTGGGTTTGTCAAGTAGCTTCTATGTTGAGCCTGCTGACTTGAGTCGCTTTTTTGAGGATGATGGAAAGATATATGGGTACCAAGGATTGAAG ATTACTGTTTGGGTTAGCATTTTATCATTCCATGCATATGcagatattttatttgaaagctCATCTGAT GGAGGCAAAGGGATCACAGATTTGAAATCAGCTCTTCAG AGTATTTTTGCTGACACCCTTGTTGAGAGTAAAGATGAGTTCCTTCAAACTTTTTCAACCGCGAGTAATTTTATTGG ATCCGTTGTCTCAACTGGGGAGGTATTGTCTCAGAAGACCTCCAATGGACATGTCAGTGGTTCAAATAGTCAAGTAGAAGCCGCTACTTCTGATCTAGAG GTGGTTCGCATGGTAGTTGGCAAGACAGCTGCTGGTCCCCTTTACTGTCGCTTGGTTCCTCTCGTTTTTCTTCTTGTTGATG GTAGCAGTCCTATTGATGTGATGGATCCAAGATGGGAGTTGTATCTACTGATTCAGAAGAAAACTGATCAGCAGGGGAAATTTCAGTGTAAACTGCTTGGTTTTACAGCTGTATATCGTTTTTACCACTATCCTGACAGTCATCGTTTGCGGCTTAGTCAG ATACTGGTATTTCCACCTTACCAGCACAAAGGTTATGGCCGATACCTTCTAGAGGCGCTCAATAGTGTTGCACTATCTGAAGATGTCTATGACCTGACAGTTGAAGAGCCATTGGATTACTTCCAACATGTACGCACTTGTGTTGACATACAACACCTGTTAGATTATGACCCAGTCCAAGATGCAGTAAAATCAGCTGTTCTGCATCTGAAACAAGGAAAACTATCAAAGAAGCCGCAGACCCCTCGGCTGATGCCAACTGCAAGTACCATTGTGGATGTCCGgaaaagtttgaaaattaataagaaacaGTTTCTACGCTGTTGGGAGGTTTTGATCTACCTAGGCCTTGATCCTGTTGACAAGTACATGGATGATTATGTTAGCATCATTGCAAGTCATATGAGGGAAGATATAATCGGGAAAGATTCTGGAACTGCTGGGAAGCAAGTGATTGAAGTGTCAACTGATTATGATCCTGAGATGTCATTTGTCATGTTCAGGTCAGAGTCTGGTGAAGCGACTAGCACTTTTCAGATTGACGAAAACCAATCAAATCAGGAAGAACAGCTCCGACAATTAGTTGATGAGAGGGTGCAAGAGATCAAGTTAATAGCACAAAAAGTATCACCAAACCCTGTGTAA
- the LOC107424009 gene encoding deoxyhypusine synthase isoform X1 encodes MEDEVFSAVHSTVFKDSENLEGKCSQIQGYDFNQGLDYSRLLNSMISTGFQASNLGDAIQVVNQMLDWSLANETIAEDWSEEERDLAFRESVRCKVFLGFTSNLISSGVRDTVRYLVEHHMVDVVVTTAGGIEEDLIKCLAPTYKGDFSLPGAYLRSKGLNRIGNLLVPNDNYCKFEDWIIPIFDQMLKEQIEHNVLWTPSKLIARLGKEINDNGSYLYWAYKNNIPVFCPGLTDGSLGDMLYFHSFRSPGLIVDVVQDIRAMNGEAVHASPRKTGMIILGGGLPKHHICNANMMRNGADYAVFINTAQEFDGSDSGAQPDEAVSWGKIRGSAKTVKVHCDATIAFPLLVAETFAKKTTKFVA; translated from the exons ATGGAGGACGAGGTTTTTTCGGCCGTACACTCCACAGTCTTCAAAGATTCCGAGAATCTCGAGGGCAAATGCAGTCAGATTCAAGGCTATGACTTTAACCAAGGCCTCGATTACTCTCGCCTCCTCAACTCTATGATTTCCACTGGCTTTCAAGCTTCCAATCTCGGCGATGCCATTCAAGTCGTTAATCAAATGTTGG ATTGGAGTCTTGCCAATGAGACTATAGCGGAGGATTGGAGCGAGGAGGAGAGAGATTTAGCGTTCAGAGAATCTGTTAGGTGCAAAGTGTTTCTGGGTTTTACTTCAAATTTGATATCTTCTGGTGTTAGAGATACAGTTCGATATCTTGTTGAGCATCATATGGTGGATGTGGTGGTTACTACGGCTGGTGGTATAGAAGAAGATCTTATCAAATGCCTTGCACCCACTTATAAAGGTGATTTTTCTCTTCCTGGAGCTTATTTGCGCTCCAAAGGTTTGAATCGCATAGGTAACTTGTTGGTTCCTAATGACAATTATTGCAAGTTTGAGGATTGGATCATTCCCATTTTTGACCAGATGCTGAAGGAACaaattgaacat AATGTATTATGGACGCCATCTAAACTAATAGCTCGATTGGGAAAAGAGATCAATGACAATGGTTCATACCTCTATTGGGCGTACAAG AACAATATTCCAGTCTTCTGTCCGGGCTTAACTGATGGCTCACTGGGGGACATGTTGTACTTCCATTCCTTCCGCAGCCCAGGTCTGATAGTTGATGTAGTGCAAG ATATTAGGGCCATGAATGGTGAAGCTGTCCATGCAAGTCCAAGGAAAACTGGAATGATTATACTTGGTGGGGGATTGCCCAAACATCACATTTGCAATGCCAATATGATGCGTAACGGTGCAGATTATGCTGTCTTCATTAATACTGCACAAGAGTTTGATGGGAGTGATTCTGGAGCTCAACCTGATGAGGCTGTATCGTGGGGGAAAATACGAGGTTCTGCTAAAACCGTAAAG GTGCATTGTGATGCAACGATTGCATTTCCTCTGCTGGTTGCAGAAACATTTGCCAAGAAGACTACCAAATTTGTTGCTTGA
- the LOC107424009 gene encoding deoxyhypusine synthase isoform X2 gives MPFKSLIKCWLDWSLANETIAEDWSEEERDLAFRESVRCKVFLGFTSNLISSGVRDTVRYLVEHHMVDVVVTTAGGIEEDLIKCLAPTYKGDFSLPGAYLRSKGLNRIGNLLVPNDNYCKFEDWIIPIFDQMLKEQIEHNVLWTPSKLIARLGKEINDNGSYLYWAYKNNIPVFCPGLTDGSLGDMLYFHSFRSPGLIVDVVQDIRAMNGEAVHASPRKTGMIILGGGLPKHHICNANMMRNGADYAVFINTAQEFDGSDSGAQPDEAVSWGKIRGSAKTVKVHCDATIAFPLLVAETFAKKTTKFVA, from the exons ATGCCATTCAAGTCGTTAATCAAATGTTGG CTAGATTGGAGTCTTGCCAATGAGACTATAGCGGAGGATTGGAGCGAGGAGGAGAGAGATTTAGCGTTCAGAGAATCTGTTAGGTGCAAAGTGTTTCTGGGTTTTACTTCAAATTTGATATCTTCTGGTGTTAGAGATACAGTTCGATATCTTGTTGAGCATCATATGGTGGATGTGGTGGTTACTACGGCTGGTGGTATAGAAGAAGATCTTATCAAATGCCTTGCACCCACTTATAAAGGTGATTTTTCTCTTCCTGGAGCTTATTTGCGCTCCAAAGGTTTGAATCGCATAGGTAACTTGTTGGTTCCTAATGACAATTATTGCAAGTTTGAGGATTGGATCATTCCCATTTTTGACCAGATGCTGAAGGAACaaattgaacat AATGTATTATGGACGCCATCTAAACTAATAGCTCGATTGGGAAAAGAGATCAATGACAATGGTTCATACCTCTATTGGGCGTACAAG AACAATATTCCAGTCTTCTGTCCGGGCTTAACTGATGGCTCACTGGGGGACATGTTGTACTTCCATTCCTTCCGCAGCCCAGGTCTGATAGTTGATGTAGTGCAAG ATATTAGGGCCATGAATGGTGAAGCTGTCCATGCAAGTCCAAGGAAAACTGGAATGATTATACTTGGTGGGGGATTGCCCAAACATCACATTTGCAATGCCAATATGATGCGTAACGGTGCAGATTATGCTGTCTTCATTAATACTGCACAAGAGTTTGATGGGAGTGATTCTGGAGCTCAACCTGATGAGGCTGTATCGTGGGGGAAAATACGAGGTTCTGCTAAAACCGTAAAG GTGCATTGTGATGCAACGATTGCATTTCCTCTGCTGGTTGCAGAAACATTTGCCAAGAAGACTACCAAATTTGTTGCTTGA